In Neochlamydia sp. AcF84, the DNA window AGAGATAGCTTAGATTATTTGCTCGATCAAGCTATTGAGCAAAAATTGACACTCAGAGAAAGTTTACAATTGCTTGTTGAACATGAATTATCCTGTAAAGAGGAACAACGGATTAAAATGGCGATAAAGATTGCAAAATTTCCCTGTGTTAGGACATTAGAGAATTTTGAATTTGAGAGCCAGCCAAACCTGGATAGTAGGCAAATCAAAGAACTTTCAGCTTGTCGTTGGATTGCCCATGGGGAAGCGGTGTTGTTTTTGGGGCCTCCAGGTGTGGGGAAAACCCATCTTGCTATTGCATTAGGCAGAGAGGCTATTCTTAAGGGTTATTCAACATTATTCATTTCAGCAACGGCTCTTCTTACTCGGCCTTCGAATGCTCATAAAAAAGGGCAATTAGAAGAAGAGTTATGTCAGGTAAGCAAGCCTAAGCTCTTAATTGTTGATGAACTTGGCTATTTGCCTTTTGAAACCGATGCAGCTCATTTGTTTTTTCAGCTTGTTTCCAGGCGTTATGAAAAAGGCAGCATG includes these proteins:
- the istB gene encoding IS21-like element helper ATPase IstB — its product is MIIEQNRLDSMLARLKLLAIRDSLDYLLDQAIEQKLTLRESLQLLVEHELSCKEEQRIKMAIKIAKFPCVRTLENFEFESQPNLDSRQIKELSACRWIAHGEAVLFLGPPGVGKTHLAIALGREAILKGYSTLFISATALLTRPSNAHKKGQLEEELCQVSKPKLLIVDELGYLPFETDAAHLFFQLVSRRYEKGSMLITSNRSVGEWGTVFGDSVVATAILDRLLHHSQVITIRGESYRLREKMRSGLVKRGKSTNEKK